A single window of Paenibacillus sp. FSL H8-0537 DNA harbors:
- a CDS encoding adenine phosphoribosyltransferase — protein MNFKDYIRVIPDFPQPGIRFKDITTLLKDGPAYRAAIEEMRKAVEHLKIDIVAGPEARGFVIGAPLALALGVGFAPIRKSGKLPGETIEASYDLEYGKDVLAMHKDSIQPGQRVLIADDLLATGGTIATSINLIRQLGGEIVGSAFLIELSYLTGREKLGDMDVVSLVTY, from the coding sequence ATTAATTTTAAAGATTACATTCGGGTCATTCCCGATTTCCCACAGCCAGGCATTCGCTTTAAGGATATTACTACTTTGCTGAAGGACGGCCCAGCTTATCGTGCTGCCATTGAAGAAATGCGCAAAGCGGTTGAGCATTTGAAAATTGATATCGTTGCAGGACCGGAAGCACGCGGCTTCGTTATCGGCGCTCCGCTTGCTCTTGCACTAGGCGTAGGCTTTGCGCCCATTCGCAAAAGCGGCAAGCTGCCCGGCGAAACGATTGAAGCGAGCTATGACCTGGAGTATGGCAAAGATGTGCTCGCTATGCACAAGGACTCCATCCAGCCGGGACAGCGCGTTCTAATTGCCGATGATCTGCTTGCAACGGGCGGCACGATCGCAACTTCCATTAATTTGATTCGTCAGCTTGGCGGGGAAATTGTCGGTTCGGCTTTTCTCATCGAGCTCTCTTATTTGACAGGCCGTGAGAAGCTTGGCGATATGGACGTCGTTTCACTCGTTACTTACTAG
- a CDS encoding bifunctional (p)ppGpp synthetase/guanosine-3',5'-bis(diphosphate) 3'-pyrophosphohydrolase, which yields MGIEQLIEKASAYMKEQDLLRIREAYHFADQAHHGQVRKSGEPYILHPIAVADILVDMQMDVLSIITALLHDVVEDTTVDLETVRSKFGETCAMLVDGLTKLEKIRFRSKEEQQNENYRKMFVAMAQDIRVILIKLADRLHNMRTLKFQSEEAQRRIAYETLEIFCPIAHRLGISAIKWEMEDIALRYLNPQQYYRIANLMKKKRAEREQFIADVIERIEEKLGEMGIEGDISGRPKHLYSIYKKMTDRNKQFNEIYDLMAIRIIVENIKDCYATLGIIHTLWKPMPGRFKDYIAMPKANMYQSLHTTVVGPNGEPTEVQIRTWDMHRTSEYGIAAHWAYKEGTVVPNRNFEDKMSWFREILELQNDARDASEFMESLKMDFFSDLVFVFTPSGEVIELPAGSVPLDFAYRIHTEVGNRTIGAKVNGRIVPLDHKLKTGDIIEILTSKHSYGPSQDWVKIAQSSHARSKIRQWFKKEQREENVAKGREAVERELKRLGLEPSAWLTEDKLQEVASKFSFNDVEDMLSGVNFGGVTAAQICTRLTEKLRKEAEKNNTIELGTDKDAKSGVSRKNRQHLGVTVRGIDNLLIRFARCCNPVPGDAIIGYITRGRGVSVHRMDCQNIPFGMDGEEADRVIEVEWEESVEANYSVDIEIAGHDRNGLLNEVLQVVSGSKTNISAVTGRSVKNKMVMIHMTVLIKNVEHLSSVVEKIKRVQDIYSVQRIMNS from the coding sequence ATGGGCATAGAGCAGTTAATTGAAAAGGCATCGGCCTATATGAAGGAACAGGACTTATTACGCATAAGGGAAGCCTATCATTTTGCAGATCAGGCTCATCATGGACAAGTGCGGAAATCAGGCGAACCTTACATTTTACATCCGATTGCCGTAGCAGATATATTGGTGGATATGCAGATGGATGTGCTGTCCATTATTACAGCTTTGCTGCATGACGTGGTTGAAGATACGACAGTCGATCTGGAGACGGTTCGGTCGAAATTCGGCGAAACCTGCGCGATGCTGGTTGACGGACTGACGAAGCTGGAGAAAATCCGTTTTCGTTCCAAGGAAGAGCAGCAAAACGAAAATTATCGAAAAATGTTTGTGGCGATGGCGCAGGATATTCGCGTTATTTTGATTAAGCTTGCCGATCGCCTGCACAATATGCGGACGCTGAAATTCCAGTCAGAGGAAGCCCAGCGGCGGATTGCGTATGAGACGCTGGAAATTTTTTGCCCCATTGCGCATCGGCTAGGTATTTCCGCGATTAAGTGGGAGATGGAGGATATTGCACTTCGGTATTTAAATCCGCAGCAATATTATCGCATCGCCAACTTGATGAAGAAAAAACGGGCAGAGCGCGAGCAGTTTATTGCCGATGTTATTGAGCGAATTGAAGAGAAGCTTGGCGAAATGGGCATTGAAGGCGATATTTCCGGGCGCCCGAAGCATTTATACAGCATTTACAAAAAAATGACCGACCGCAACAAGCAGTTTAATGAGATTTATGATCTCATGGCGATTCGGATTATTGTCGAAAATATTAAAGATTGTTATGCGACGCTCGGCATTATCCACACGCTGTGGAAGCCGATGCCGGGAAGGTTCAAGGATTATATCGCGATGCCGAAGGCGAATATGTACCAGTCGCTGCATACGACGGTTGTAGGGCCGAATGGCGAGCCGACCGAAGTGCAAATTCGGACATGGGATATGCATCGTACATCAGAATACGGGATTGCGGCGCATTGGGCGTACAAGGAAGGCACGGTCGTGCCAAACCGCAATTTTGAAGATAAAATGTCTTGGTTCCGCGAAATATTGGAGCTGCAAAATGACGCTCGCGACGCATCGGAGTTTATGGAATCGCTGAAAATGGATTTCTTCTCCGACCTCGTATTTGTATTTACGCCGAGCGGTGAAGTCATTGAGCTGCCAGCCGGCTCTGTGCCGCTGGATTTTGCTTACCGCATTCACACGGAGGTTGGCAACCGCACGATTGGCGCCAAGGTGAACGGCCGTATTGTGCCGCTTGATCATAAGCTCAAAACGGGTGATATTATTGAAATTCTCACCTCTAAGCATTCGTATGGACCGAGCCAGGATTGGGTGAAAATCGCACAATCGTCGCATGCCCGCAGCAAAATCAGGCAGTGGTTCAAGAAGGAGCAGCGCGAGGAAAATGTGGCGAAGGGTCGTGAGGCTGTCGAGCGTGAGCTCAAGCGCCTTGGTCTAGAGCCTTCGGCTTGGCTGACCGAGGACAAGCTGCAGGAGGTTGCGTCCAAGTTTTCATTTAACGATGTGGAGGACATGCTGTCAGGCGTTAACTTTGGCGGCGTGACCGCTGCACAGATTTGTACTCGTCTAACGGAGAAGCTGCGCAAGGAAGCTGAGAAAAACAATACGATTGAGCTCGGAACGGATAAAGATGCGAAATCGGGAGTCAGCCGCAAAAATCGCCAGCACCTTGGCGTTACGGTACGAGGCATTGATAATTTGCTCATTCGCTTTGCTCGCTGCTGCAATCCGGTGCCTGGCGACGCTATTATTGGCTACATTACGCGTGGACGCGGCGTCTCGGTGCATCGTATGGATTGCCAGAACATTCCGTTTGGCATGGACGGAGAGGAAGCTGATCGCGTCATTGAGGTGGAGTGGGAAGAATCTGTCGAGGCTAATTACAGCGTCGATATTGAAATTGCCGGCCATGACCGTAATGGTCTGCTCAATGAAGTGCTGCAAGTCGTATCCGGCAGCAAGACGAATATTTCAGCAGTAACCGGTCGTTCCGTGAAAAATAAAATGGTCATGATTCATATGACCGTGCTGATTAAGAACGTTGAGCATCTCTCATCTGTGGTGGAGAAGATTAAACGGGTGCAGGATATATATTCCGTCCAAAGGATTATGAATAGCTGA
- the dtd gene encoding D-aminoacyl-tRNA deacylase — MKVVIQRSKQASVTVEGEITGAINFGYVLLVGITHEDTEADIKWMADKIAGLRIFEDEAGKMNLSIVETGGAILSVSQFTLYGDSRKGRRPNFMAAARPEQAEPLYEQFNAYLRQQHGLQVETGRFGAMMDVSLVNWGPVTLILDSKE, encoded by the coding sequence ATGAAGGTTGTGATTCAGAGAAGCAAGCAGGCGAGCGTGACCGTCGAAGGGGAAATAACAGGAGCAATCAACTTCGGATACGTGCTGCTTGTTGGGATTACCCACGAAGATACAGAAGCAGACATCAAATGGATGGCCGATAAAATCGCGGGCCTGCGCATTTTTGAAGATGAGGCTGGCAAAATGAATTTGTCCATCGTCGAAACCGGTGGCGCTATTTTGTCCGTATCGCAGTTTACATTGTATGGAGACAGTCGCAAAGGCCGACGACCTAACTTTATGGCTGCTGCACGCCCAGAACAGGCTGAGCCGCTCTATGAGCAGTTTAATGCCTATCTTCGCCAGCAGCATGGGCTGCAAGTGGAGACGGGGCGTTTTGGCGCCATGATGGATGTATCGCTCGTCAATTGGGGGCCTGTTACATTGATTTTGGACAGCAAGGAATAG
- a CDS encoding M57 family metalloprotease: MMRKKSLLTATILLLSALIFTSTAFAYTFTGHKWPKSVNNTYNVYVKYATTNTTYKAAFDSAVSDWNSAQSKIKFNLSALNTSTFSTVGTQNVDDPSMYGVCITYVSPGTASTSYFTADINIGNPSVVHYPQTRRSTAGHELGHALGLGHSSVPVTALMNSSRDRENVYLPQTDDKNGINALYPK, from the coding sequence ATGATGAGGAAAAAATCTTTGCTGACCGCTACAATCTTACTACTATCGGCTCTCATTTTTACGTCAACCGCTTTCGCCTATACGTTTACGGGCCACAAATGGCCCAAGTCCGTTAATAATACTTACAACGTTTATGTAAAATACGCTACCACTAATACGACTTATAAAGCTGCTTTTGATTCCGCCGTCTCTGATTGGAATAGTGCCCAAAGTAAAATAAAATTTAATCTTTCGGCGCTCAACACTTCAACATTCAGCACCGTTGGCACTCAAAATGTCGATGATCCTTCGATGTATGGGGTATGCATTACTTATGTGAGCCCAGGCACAGCTTCAACTAGCTACTTTACCGCGGATATCAATATAGGGAACCCAAGTGTTGTACATTATCCCCAAACAAGAAGGAGCACTGCAGGACATGAATTAGGGCACGCCCTTGGTCTGGGTCATAGCTCTGTTCCTGTGACGGCCCTTATGAATTCAAGCAGAGACAGGGAGAACGTATACTTGCCGCAAACCGATGATAAAAATGGAATAAATGCCCTTTATCCAAAATAA
- the hisS gene encoding histidine--tRNA ligase, which yields MAFQKLPGTQDMLPGSIDSWQFVEQKAREICRRFNFREIRTPIFEATELFQRGVGETTDVVEKEMYTFTDRGNRSVTLRPEGTAGVVRAFVENKLYGEPDLTKLYYIGPMFRYERQQAGRYRQFHQFGVEAMGSVNPALDAEVIALGYTFYTEVGLKGVRVEINSVGTPEVRLAFRERLLAFLEPKRELLCKDCQSRMDRNPLRVLDCKVDQKHFEGAPSILDSLDEECSTHFEKVKAYLTAMNIPFDVNSKLVRGLDYYTHTAFEYKAEGIGAIDTIGGGGRYNGLVADIGGPDQPGVGLGLGLERTILLLEHQKTEGIKETSQVDVYVISLGEAAEREATKIVHDLRTAGLRADRDYTDRKMKAQMKSADRFKARFTAILGDDELERGEIALKNMESGEQRTVAISELAAAIQA from the coding sequence ATGGCATTTCAAAAATTACCGGGAACGCAGGACATGCTGCCGGGCTCAATCGACAGCTGGCAGTTCGTCGAGCAGAAGGCGCGCGAAATATGCCGCCGCTTTAATTTTCGCGAAATTCGCACGCCAATCTTCGAAGCGACCGAGCTGTTCCAGCGCGGCGTAGGCGAAACAACGGACGTTGTAGAGAAAGAGATGTATACGTTCACGGATCGCGGCAATCGCAGCGTGACGCTGCGTCCAGAGGGCACAGCCGGTGTCGTTCGGGCGTTCGTTGAAAATAAACTGTATGGCGAGCCTGATCTGACGAAGCTGTATTACATCGGCCCTATGTTCCGCTATGAGCGCCAGCAAGCAGGGCGTTACCGCCAGTTTCACCAGTTCGGCGTTGAGGCGATGGGCTCGGTGAATCCGGCGCTTGATGCCGAGGTTATCGCTTTGGGCTACACGTTTTATACAGAGGTTGGCCTTAAAGGGGTACGCGTCGAAATCAATTCCGTCGGAACGCCGGAAGTAAGGCTTGCCTTCCGCGAGCGCCTGCTTGCTTTCCTTGAGCCGAAGCGCGAGCTGCTGTGCAAAGATTGCCAGTCGCGGATGGACCGCAACCCGCTGCGCGTACTGGACTGCAAAGTCGATCAGAAGCATTTTGAAGGTGCTCCGTCGATTTTGGATAGTTTGGATGAGGAATGCTCAACGCATTTTGAAAAGGTTAAAGCGTATTTGACGGCGATGAATATTCCGTTCGATGTCAATTCGAAGCTGGTGCGCGGGCTTGATTATTACACGCATACCGCTTTTGAATATAAAGCGGAGGGCATCGGTGCCATCGATACGATTGGCGGCGGCGGACGCTATAATGGGCTCGTTGCCGATATTGGCGGACCGGATCAGCCGGGCGTTGGTCTTGGCCTCGGGCTGGAGCGGACGATATTGCTCCTGGAGCACCAGAAGACGGAAGGCATCAAGGAAACGAGCCAGGTCGACGTTTACGTCATCAGCCTTGGCGAGGCAGCAGAGCGTGAGGCGACTAAGATCGTACATGACCTGCGTACAGCAGGCTTGCGCGCTGACCGTGACTACACGGACCGCAAGATGAAGGCGCAGATGAAGTCAGCGGATCGCTTCAAGGCACGTTTTACCGCCATTCTCGGCGATGAC